The following are encoded together in the Nocardioides sp. Arc9.136 genome:
- a CDS encoding isopenicillin N synthase family oxygenase: MTDFHVPTVDISAYVGHGTAAERAAAAAAFDEAARTVGFVQVVGHGVPTSVTDAFADALDEFFFLPLEVKKQYRTPPEVNRGYAPPKTESLSLSLGLAPSNRMHDFFEAFNVGAAVSDHPGLDLPEADYPENTWPAEAQHFRTAVSAYFDEAGRVARTLTTLFADALDLPEGFFERYTDHSLDVLRMNNYALEPGELQLDGDLTGMGEHTDYGIVTVLWADQVAGLQVLGRDGGWHDVQPADGALLINLGDLMARWTNERWMSTLHRVKPPIVDGRVERRRSAAFFHDGNIDAVIETLPTCVGDGSAYAPITVGEHIRAKLAGSRAGVANADAEREAARVLAAAHRGA, from the coding sequence ATGACCGACTTCCACGTCCCCACCGTCGACATCAGCGCGTACGTCGGTCACGGCACCGCCGCGGAGCGCGCGGCGGCCGCGGCCGCCTTCGACGAGGCGGCCCGCACCGTCGGGTTCGTGCAGGTCGTCGGGCACGGGGTGCCGACGTCGGTCACCGACGCGTTCGCCGACGCCCTCGACGAGTTCTTCTTCCTGCCGCTGGAGGTCAAGAAGCAGTACCGCACCCCGCCGGAGGTCAACCGCGGCTACGCACCGCCGAAGACCGAGTCCCTCAGCCTGAGCCTGGGGCTGGCGCCCTCGAACCGGATGCACGACTTCTTCGAGGCCTTCAACGTCGGCGCCGCGGTCTCCGACCACCCCGGGCTCGACCTGCCCGAGGCGGACTACCCCGAGAACACCTGGCCGGCCGAGGCGCAGCACTTCCGGACCGCGGTGTCGGCGTACTTCGACGAGGCGGGCCGGGTCGCCCGCACGCTCACGACGCTGTTCGCGGACGCGCTCGACCTGCCCGAGGGGTTCTTCGAGCGCTACACCGACCACAGCCTCGACGTGCTGCGGATGAACAACTACGCGCTCGAGCCGGGCGAGCTCCAGCTCGACGGCGACCTGACCGGCATGGGCGAGCACACCGACTACGGCATCGTCACCGTGCTGTGGGCCGACCAGGTGGCGGGCCTGCAGGTGCTGGGGCGCGACGGCGGCTGGCACGACGTGCAGCCGGCCGACGGCGCCCTGCTCATCAACCTCGGCGACCTGATGGCGCGCTGGACCAACGAGCGCTGGATGTCGACCCTGCACCGGGTCAAGCCGCCCATCGTCGACGGTCGCGTCGAGCGGCGCCGCAGCGCGGCGTTCTTCCACGACGGCAACATCGACGCGGTCATCGAGACGCTGCCCACCTGCGTCGGCGACGGCTCGGCGTACGCCCCGATCACCGTCGGGGAGCACATCCGCGCCAAGCTCGCCGGCTCCCGGGCCGGCGTCGCCAACGCCGACGCCGAGCGCGAGGCCGCGCGCGTCCTCGCCGCCGCGCACCGGGGGGCCTGA
- a CDS encoding HNH endonuclease signature motif containing protein yields MAKDSRRSAHVVRRAVAKSRKQMRSAAEVHLWSMSDDDVTDTLVEASRLRAQAEALELRLAAEADRRHAGERVGATDTASWWATETHQSRPSAKHRMRLAESLDRHDLTAAVLAEGDVSVDHARVITECLDRLPTDLDDPTIPLRAEQHLLAEARHRDPKSLRVLAKHVLTVVAPEIGEARDAKALEAEERLARETAWLTMSPDGRGSVVGKFKIPELHGAMLKKTLLAFAAPKHQAATQEPGAPEPAERRPSPERMGDAFCELLERIPTASVPKLGGLNASVVVTMDIASLLGGLAPGVLDDGSTISAATARRLACEAGLIPAVLGSRSELLDLGRTTRLFTGAQRRALNLTQPACTAEACDWPARLCHAHHDQPWSAGGTTDLVNARNLCPRHHARIHDPAYETTHLPGGKVAFHRRP; encoded by the coding sequence ATGGCCAAGGACTCCCGACGCAGCGCACACGTGGTTCGCCGCGCCGTCGCGAAGTCCCGCAAGCAGATGCGCTCGGCCGCCGAGGTCCACCTGTGGTCGATGTCGGACGACGATGTCACCGACACCCTGGTCGAGGCGTCCCGGTTGCGCGCGCAGGCCGAGGCCCTCGAACTGCGGCTCGCCGCGGAGGCCGACCGCCGTCACGCCGGCGAACGCGTCGGTGCGACCGACACCGCGTCGTGGTGGGCGACCGAGACCCACCAGAGCCGGCCCTCGGCGAAGCACCGGATGCGGCTGGCCGAGTCTTTGGACCGCCACGACCTCACGGCGGCAGTCCTGGCGGAGGGTGATGTGTCGGTCGACCACGCGCGGGTGATCACCGAGTGCCTCGACCGGCTGCCCACCGACCTGGACGACCCGACCATCCCGCTCCGTGCGGAGCAGCACCTGCTGGCCGAGGCGCGGCACCGTGACCCCAAGTCGTTGCGGGTCCTGGCCAAGCACGTCCTCACCGTCGTCGCACCCGAGATCGGCGAGGCCCGCGACGCCAAGGCACTCGAAGCCGAGGAGCGCCTGGCCCGGGAGACCGCCTGGCTGACCATGAGCCCCGACGGACGCGGGTCGGTCGTCGGGAAGTTCAAGATCCCCGAGCTCCACGGCGCCATGCTCAAGAAGACCCTCCTCGCCTTCGCCGCCCCCAAGCACCAAGCCGCCACCCAGGAACCAGGCGCGCCCGAGCCGGCCGAGCGGCGTCCATCGCCGGAACGGATGGGTGACGCGTTCTGCGAGCTCCTCGAACGCATCCCCACCGCTTCCGTCCCGAAGCTCGGCGGCCTCAACGCCTCCGTCGTGGTGACCATGGACATCGCCTCGCTCCTCGGCGGCCTCGCACCGGGTGTGCTCGACGACGGCAGCACCATCTCCGCAGCCACGGCCCGGCGACTGGCCTGCGAAGCAGGCTTGATCCCCGCCGTCCTCGGGTCGAGGTCCGAGCTGCTCGACCTCGGCCGCACCACCCGGCTCTTCACCGGAGCCCAACGACGGGCGCTCAACCTCACCCAACCGGCCTGCACCGCAGAAGCCTGCGACTGGCCCGCCCGCCTCTGCCACGCCCACCACGACCAACCCTGGTCCGCCGGCGGAACCACCGACCTGGTCAACGCCCGCAACCTCTGCCCGAGGCACCACGCGCGGATCCACGACCCGGCCTACGAGACCACACACCTGCCCGGCGGGAAGGTCGCCTTCCACCGACGGCCCTAG
- a CDS encoding acyl-CoA dehydrogenase family protein yields MTDQRNGLVARTRAFVREHVLPVDDEHDGDVEAAGGDGLRVRLQEQARAAGVFAPHAPVDLGGHGLGMVARSAVFEEAGYSLFGPLATGIAAPDEGNVHLLDHVATDAQRATYLAPLARGEVRSAFAMTEPAPGAGSDPSALLTRATKVDGGWVVNGRKWFITGADGASFFITMARTSGEPGGAGSAGSGGATMFLMPASTEGLDVVRHVGTVDRSMVGGHCEVTFTDAFVPDSEVLGGVDEGFRYAQVRLGPARMTHVMRWTGAARRAHEVAVRHVAGRQAFGSRLADLGMIQQMVADNEIDLAATRALLKAACEELDAGERASASTSIAKTFAGEALHRVVDRATQMCGGLGVSTELPVARIAREIRPFRIYDGPSEVHRWSIAKRAVRRIEKEGS; encoded by the coding sequence ATGACTGACCAGAGGAACGGCCTCGTGGCCCGGACGCGGGCGTTCGTCCGCGAGCACGTGCTGCCGGTGGACGACGAGCACGACGGCGACGTCGAGGCCGCGGGCGGCGACGGGCTGCGGGTGCGCCTGCAGGAGCAGGCACGGGCCGCGGGGGTGTTCGCGCCGCACGCGCCGGTGGACCTCGGCGGCCACGGGCTCGGGATGGTGGCCCGCTCGGCGGTTTTCGAGGAGGCCGGCTACTCCCTGTTCGGGCCGCTGGCGACCGGCATCGCCGCGCCCGACGAGGGCAACGTGCACCTGCTCGACCACGTGGCGACCGACGCCCAGCGGGCGACGTACCTGGCCCCGCTCGCGCGCGGCGAGGTGCGCTCGGCGTTCGCGATGACCGAGCCCGCCCCCGGCGCGGGGAGCGACCCCTCGGCGCTGCTGACCCGCGCGACCAAGGTGGACGGCGGGTGGGTGGTCAACGGCCGCAAGTGGTTCATCACCGGCGCCGACGGCGCGTCGTTCTTCATCACGATGGCCCGCACCAGCGGCGAGCCCGGCGGCGCCGGGTCGGCCGGCTCGGGCGGGGCGACGATGTTCCTCATGCCGGCCTCCACCGAGGGCCTCGACGTCGTCCGCCACGTCGGCACCGTGGACCGGTCGATGGTCGGCGGTCACTGCGAGGTCACCTTCACCGACGCCTTCGTCCCGGACTCGGAGGTGCTCGGCGGGGTCGACGAGGGCTTCCGGTACGCCCAGGTGCGCCTCGGGCCCGCGCGGATGACCCACGTGATGCGCTGGACCGGCGCCGCCCGCCGGGCCCACGAGGTCGCCGTGCGGCACGTGGCCGGGCGCCAGGCGTTCGGGTCGCGGCTGGCCGACCTCGGGATGATCCAGCAGATGGTCGCCGACAACGAGATCGACCTCGCGGCGACCCGTGCGCTGCTGAAGGCGGCCTGCGAGGAGCTCGACGCGGGGGAGCGGGCCTCGGCGAGCACCTCGATCGCGAAGACGTTCGCCGGCGAGGCGCTGCACCGCGTCGTCGACCGCGCGACCCAGATGTGTGGCGGGCTGGGCGTGTCCACCGAGCTGCCGGTGGCGCGGATCGCCCGCGAGATCCGGCCGTTCCGGATCTACGACGGCCCCTCGGAGGTGCACCGCTGGTCGATCGCCAAGCGCGCGGTGCGCCGGATCGAGAAGGAAGGGTCGTGA
- the add gene encoding adenosine deaminase → MSLATSVHSTPVPADPAIDAMVAALPKVSLHCHLIGSVAPETVADLARKHGVPLGRSAEELYDHHSYEDLGEFLRVLDVVGSLIRDADDFHRVTYESLTAGGAAHGVLYREIHLSPPGHPGVPYPTILDGVLAGARDAATDTGIRANLVVGICRERSGGAAVELVEQVVAHRVDEVLGIGLDYAEVNGPPGRFVEAYRLAERHGLRRTAHSESGPPHHVEVLLDELGCSRVDHGYHVVDDPAITRRCVEERVAFTCTPVSSDIGRYSGSGDGTHRRIAEMVDAGLLVTIDSDDPPMFGTDPTHDYRVLAHALGHRRDQLATFTRNAVEACWLDDTDKAALLATVEERVAATPDAPTSTTTSEAPS, encoded by the coding sequence GTGAGCCTCGCGACCAGCGTCCACTCGACGCCCGTGCCGGCGGACCCGGCGATCGACGCGATGGTGGCGGCGCTGCCGAAGGTCAGCCTGCACTGCCACCTGATCGGCAGCGTCGCGCCGGAGACGGTGGCGGACCTGGCGCGCAAGCACGGCGTGCCCCTCGGGCGGTCGGCGGAGGAGCTCTACGACCACCACAGCTACGAGGACCTCGGGGAGTTCCTGCGGGTGCTCGACGTGGTGGGGTCGCTGATCCGCGACGCGGACGACTTCCACCGGGTGACCTACGAGTCGCTGACGGCCGGTGGGGCCGCCCACGGCGTGCTGTACCGCGAGATCCACCTCAGCCCGCCGGGCCACCCCGGCGTGCCGTACCCGACGATCCTCGACGGCGTCCTCGCCGGCGCCCGCGACGCCGCGACCGACACGGGCATCCGTGCGAACCTCGTCGTCGGCATCTGCCGCGAGCGCAGCGGCGGCGCGGCGGTGGAGCTGGTCGAGCAGGTCGTCGCCCACCGGGTCGACGAGGTGCTCGGGATCGGGCTGGACTACGCCGAGGTCAACGGTCCCCCGGGCCGGTTCGTGGAGGCCTACCGGCTCGCCGAGCGCCACGGCCTCCGGCGTACGGCGCACTCGGAGTCCGGCCCGCCGCACCACGTCGAGGTGCTGCTCGACGAGCTGGGCTGCAGCCGCGTCGACCACGGTTACCACGTCGTCGACGACCCGGCGATCACGCGGCGCTGCGTCGAGGAGCGGGTGGCGTTCACGTGCACCCCGGTCAGCAGCGACATCGGCCGCTACTCCGGCAGCGGCGACGGCACGCACCGGCGGATCGCCGAGATGGTCGACGCCGGCCTGCTGGTGACGATCGACTCCGACGACCCGCCGATGTTCGGCACCGATCCCACCCACGACTACCGGGTGCTCGCCCACGCGCTGGGCCACCGCCGCGACCAGCTCGCGACCTTCACCCGCAACGCCGTCGAGGCCTGCTGGCTCGACGACACCGACAAGGCCGCGCTCCTCGCCACCGTGGAGGAGCGGGTGGCCGCCACCCCCGACGCACCGACCTCGACCACCACCTCGGAGGCACCCTCATGA
- a CDS encoding phosphotransferase family protein, giving the protein MSGEPAASSPELSPDELAAVGERMLAAGAQLEGPLTARLIAGGRSNLTYRLDDGASAWVLRMPPRSGRTPSAHDVAREFRVTSALASAGVPVAPPVVLCEDEAAIGLPFAVAAFVPGRTVQSRTDLDDLDDVALEATVARLVETLARLHAVDHVAAGLEGFGRPDGYAARQVRRWSGQWDIVGDPALSPLATELGGRLAAAGFEQRSTGVVHGDYRIDNTLLSLRSPEDGGPQVEAVVDWELSTIGDPVADVAMMCVYRHAALDLVLGFPTAWTSERLPAPDALAAAYEAAGGVPLVDWDRHLALGYFKLAVIAAGIDHRYRAGATHGEGFDSAARAVEPLLEAGLQRV; this is encoded by the coding sequence GTGAGCGGGGAGCCGGCCGCCTCCTCGCCGGAGCTGTCGCCGGACGAGCTCGCCGCGGTCGGCGAGCGGATGCTGGCGGCCGGCGCGCAGCTCGAGGGGCCGCTGACCGCCCGCCTGATCGCCGGCGGCCGGTCGAACCTGACGTACCGCCTGGACGACGGGGCCTCCGCGTGGGTGCTGCGGATGCCGCCGCGGTCCGGGCGCACCCCCTCGGCGCACGACGTCGCCCGGGAGTTCCGGGTGACCAGTGCGCTCGCCTCGGCCGGCGTGCCCGTCGCGCCGCCGGTGGTGCTGTGCGAGGACGAGGCCGCCATCGGGCTGCCGTTCGCGGTCGCGGCGTTCGTGCCGGGACGGACGGTGCAGTCGCGCACCGACCTCGACGACCTCGACGACGTCGCGCTGGAGGCGACCGTCGCGCGTCTCGTGGAGACCCTCGCCAGGCTGCACGCGGTCGACCACGTCGCGGCCGGGCTGGAGGGCTTCGGCCGCCCCGACGGGTACGCCGCGCGGCAGGTGCGCCGTTGGAGCGGCCAGTGGGACATCGTCGGCGACCCCGCGCTGTCGCCGCTGGCGACCGAGCTGGGCGGCCGGCTCGCGGCGGCCGGGTTCGAGCAGCGCTCGACCGGCGTCGTCCACGGCGACTACCGCATCGACAACACGCTGCTCTCCCTGCGCTCGCCCGAGGACGGCGGGCCGCAGGTCGAGGCGGTGGTGGACTGGGAGCTCTCGACGATCGGCGACCCGGTGGCCGACGTCGCGATGATGTGCGTCTACCGCCACGCCGCGCTCGACCTGGTGCTCGGCTTCCCGACCGCGTGGACCAGCGAGCGGCTCCCGGCCCCCGACGCCCTCGCCGCGGCGTACGAGGCGGCGGGCGGGGTCCCGCTGGTCGACTGGGACCGCCACCTCGCCCTGGGCTACTTCAAGCTGGCGGTCATCGCCGCCGGGATCGACCACCGCTACCGCGCCGGGGCCACCCACGGCGAGGGCTTCGACAGTGCCGCCCGGGCCGTCGAGCCGCTGCTGGAGGCCGGTCTCCAGCGGGTGTGA
- a CDS encoding serine/threonine-protein kinase, with translation MPPETIAGRYDVVREVGRGGMGAVWLCRDRTLGREVAVKQVGGLPGESTPHLARALREARSSAALNHPNVVSIFDAIEDGGHVWLVMEYLPSRTLSELLKDGPLDVRRSAHLGAQVADGLAAAHARGVVHRDVKPGNILVTDDDVAKISDFGIARTLGEEQLTQTGMVAGTPLYFSPALARGGQPTPADDVWALGASLYAAVEGQPPWPAQENSIAMLMHIVGHEPPVPQHAGALTGPIRRMMNTDAEARPSMAETAAALRAIAAGSTTALADDAPTEALAATAVAPAVVDPDPTPDPTPAPTPVAPVASAATAAEPDRRRRPVALLAAAAVLVLALGAALLVGLLGGDEEDDPGTAGDRPSGQASRTPDRESATPSPTPSPTPTPTEGTTPSEEESAEEPEDTGGPGTSPVSSGNEQQVVEDYYSLLPGDYETAWDVLSPQYQRELGYDSYSGFWSTIGSVTVDGVEPQGEGTVLVDLTYDGGESETRQITVRGGRIVADAVV, from the coding sequence ATGCCGCCCGAGACCATCGCCGGCCGGTACGACGTCGTGCGCGAGGTCGGCCGTGGCGGCATGGGTGCCGTCTGGCTGTGCCGCGACCGCACCCTGGGCCGCGAGGTCGCGGTCAAGCAGGTCGGCGGCCTGCCCGGCGAGTCGACGCCCCACCTGGCGCGTGCGCTGCGCGAGGCCCGCTCGTCGGCCGCGCTCAACCACCCCAACGTCGTGTCGATCTTCGACGCGATCGAGGACGGCGGCCACGTGTGGCTGGTCATGGAGTACCTCCCGTCCCGGACCCTCTCCGAGCTGCTCAAGGACGGCCCGCTCGACGTGCGCCGGTCGGCGCACCTGGGCGCGCAGGTCGCCGACGGCCTCGCCGCGGCGCACGCCCGGGGCGTGGTGCACCGCGACGTGAAGCCGGGCAACATCCTGGTCACCGACGACGACGTCGCGAAGATCTCCGACTTCGGCATCGCCCGCACCCTCGGCGAGGAGCAGCTGACCCAGACCGGGATGGTGGCGGGCACCCCGCTGTACTTCTCCCCGGCGCTCGCGCGCGGTGGCCAGCCGACGCCCGCGGACGACGTCTGGGCGCTCGGCGCCAGCCTGTACGCCGCCGTCGAGGGCCAGCCCCCGTGGCCGGCGCAGGAGAACTCGATCGCGATGCTCATGCACATCGTCGGCCACGAGCCGCCGGTGCCGCAGCACGCGGGGGCGCTCACCGGCCCGATCCGGCGGATGATGAACACCGACGCCGAGGCGCGGCCCAGCATGGCCGAGACCGCCGCCGCGCTGCGTGCGATCGCCGCCGGCAGCACGACCGCGCTCGCCGACGATGCGCCCACCGAGGCGCTCGCCGCCACGGCCGTCGCCCCGGCGGTGGTCGACCCCGACCCGACGCCGGACCCCACGCCTGCTCCCACCCCGGTCGCCCCGGTCGCGTCCGCGGCGACCGCCGCGGAGCCGGACCGTCGCCGCCGGCCCGTGGCGCTGCTGGCCGCGGCCGCGGTGCTCGTGCTCGCGCTGGGCGCGGCGCTGCTGGTCGGTCTCCTCGGCGGCGACGAGGAGGACGATCCCGGCACCGCCGGCGACCGGCCGAGCGGCCAGGCCTCGCGGACGCCGGACCGGGAGTCCGCGACGCCGAGCCCCACGCCGAGCCCGACGCCGACCCCGACGGAGGGGACCACGCCCTCGGAGGAGGAGTCGGCCGAGGAGCCCGAGGACACCGGAGGCCCCGGCACGTCGCCGGTCAGCAGCGGCAACGAGCAGCAGGTCGTCGAGGACTACTACTCGCTCCTGCCCGGTGACTACGAGACCGCCTGGGACGTGCTGTCGCCGCAGTACCAGCGCGAGCTCGGCTACGACTCCTACTCCGGCTTCTGGTCGACCATCGGCTCGGTCACCGTGGACGGGGTGGAGCCGCAGGGCGAGGGGACCGTGCTGGTGGACCTGACCTACGACGGGGGCGAGAGCGAGACCCGCCAGATCACCGTCCGCGGCGGGCGGATCGTCGCGGACGCGGTCGTCTGA
- a CDS encoding response regulator: MSGARWTSQDLVRSALPAGLLLLALAGLVLNLAGGSTVAYDATYVVVVFGAALVAGLGVRASAPGRRLVPGLVAAGLTANAVADLVWYLYAWTGPEPDVSWADVPYFASYLGLGAAMLVVLWRVRSRGRRDAEVLLDTLTVVTVCVMLLWNTSIAAIAHDQSLDAGERLVLAAYPVCDAVLLGLVIRALATRTTRDRIGLEFAVGVSCWLLSDLGYLLFPLSGATEAWLDLGWLVGAVLLARSACPRPSRCGSTRDEASAGDHARTRMAVAIVPLLAPIGVLVVDDLLGRDSDVLVVAAAAAVLAAVAVVRTARQLRWEAEALVAARAASEAKSAFLATMSHEIRTPLNGVIGLTGLLLDTPLTDRQRQYAEGARGAGEALRTIIDDILDFSKVEAGKLELETVDLDLVAVVEGAAELVAGQARERGLELLAYCAPDLPTALRGDPARLRQVLLNLASNAVKFTHEGEVVVSAHLDGDTDDGVLVRFEVRDTGIGLTDEQRDQVFEPFSQADSSTTREYGGTGLGLAICRQLVGAMGGTLGVTSEPAAGSTFWFRVPMRLATDTPAPAAPARGDLLTGRRVLVVDDNATNRLVLEGQLGAWGVEVTLAADADAALDLLAGGLQPALVLLDLCMPEVDGLELARRISARGDAPPMVLLTSEPAVDLDDARAAGIGPVLAKPLHMARLREVATEALAAPAPAAPAPDRPRTGSGHLLVVEDSEINQLVAVGILASRGYTADVAGDGAEALTMLAARGYDAVLMDCQMPVLDGYDATTELRRREGDVRRTPVIAMTAGVSGEDRDRCLAAGMDDFVPKPVHPDELHAVLRRWVHAST; encoded by the coding sequence GTGAGCGGTGCGCGGTGGACCTCCCAGGACCTGGTGAGGTCCGCGCTCCCCGCCGGCCTCCTGCTCCTCGCGCTGGCGGGCCTGGTGCTGAACCTCGCCGGCGGCTCGACGGTCGCCTACGACGCGACGTACGTCGTGGTGGTCTTCGGCGCCGCCCTCGTCGCGGGTCTGGGCGTCCGCGCCTCGGCGCCGGGCAGGCGGCTCGTGCCGGGGCTCGTCGCGGCGGGACTGACCGCGAACGCCGTCGCCGACCTGGTCTGGTACCTCTACGCCTGGACCGGCCCGGAGCCGGACGTGTCCTGGGCCGACGTGCCCTACTTCGCCAGCTACCTCGGGCTGGGTGCCGCCATGCTGGTGGTGCTCTGGCGGGTGCGGTCGCGGGGCCGGCGCGACGCCGAGGTCCTGCTCGACACCCTCACCGTCGTCACCGTCTGCGTGATGCTGCTCTGGAACACCTCGATCGCGGCGATCGCCCACGACCAGTCCCTCGACGCCGGCGAACGGCTGGTGCTCGCGGCGTACCCCGTCTGTGACGCCGTCCTCCTGGGCCTGGTGATCCGCGCGCTCGCCACGCGGACGACGCGGGACCGGATCGGGCTGGAGTTCGCCGTCGGCGTCAGCTGCTGGCTCCTCTCCGACCTCGGCTACCTCCTCTTCCCGCTCTCCGGCGCGACCGAGGCCTGGCTCGACCTCGGCTGGCTGGTCGGCGCGGTGCTCCTCGCCCGGTCGGCGTGCCCGCGCCCCTCCCGCTGCGGCTCCACCCGGGACGAGGCCTCGGCCGGCGACCACGCGCGCACGCGGATGGCGGTCGCGATCGTGCCGCTGCTGGCGCCCATCGGTGTCCTCGTCGTCGACGACCTGCTCGGCCGCGACTCCGACGTCCTCGTCGTCGCGGCCGCCGCGGCGGTCCTGGCGGCCGTCGCCGTCGTCCGGACGGCCCGCCAGCTGCGGTGGGAGGCCGAGGCGCTCGTCGCGGCCCGCGCCGCGTCGGAGGCCAAGTCGGCGTTCCTCGCCACGATGAGCCACGAGATCCGGACGCCCCTCAACGGCGTCATCGGGCTGACCGGCCTGCTCCTCGACACCCCGCTGACCGACCGGCAGCGGCAGTACGCCGAGGGGGCGCGCGGGGCCGGCGAGGCGCTGCGGACGATCATCGACGACATCCTGGACTTCTCGAAGGTCGAGGCCGGCAAGCTCGAGCTCGAGACCGTCGACCTGGACCTCGTCGCGGTCGTCGAGGGCGCCGCCGAGCTGGTCGCCGGCCAGGCCCGCGAGCGCGGGCTCGAGCTGCTCGCCTACTGCGCCCCGGACCTGCCCACCGCGCTGCGGGGCGACCCCGCCCGCCTGCGCCAGGTGCTGCTCAACCTCGCCTCGAACGCCGTGAAGTTCACCCACGAGGGAGAGGTGGTCGTCTCCGCGCACCTCGACGGGGACACCGACGACGGCGTGCTGGTGCGGTTCGAGGTGCGCGACACCGGGATCGGGCTCACCGACGAGCAGCGCGACCAGGTCTTCGAGCCGTTCTCCCAGGCCGACTCCTCCACGACCCGGGAGTACGGCGGCACCGGGCTCGGCCTGGCCATCTGCCGCCAGCTCGTGGGGGCGATGGGCGGCACCCTGGGCGTCACCAGCGAGCCCGCGGCCGGCAGCACGTTCTGGTTCCGGGTGCCGATGCGGCTCGCGACGGACACCCCCGCACCGGCGGCCCCGGCGCGCGGCGACCTGCTGACGGGCCGCCGCGTCCTCGTGGTCGACGACAACGCCACCAACCGGCTCGTCCTGGAGGGCCAGCTCGGCGCCTGGGGCGTGGAGGTCACCCTCGCCGCCGACGCCGACGCCGCGCTCGACCTGCTCGCCGGCGGCCTGCAGCCCGCGCTCGTCCTGCTGGACCTGTGCATGCCGGAGGTCGACGGCCTCGAGCTGGCCCGGCGCATCTCCGCCCGCGGGGACGCGCCGCCGATGGTGCTGCTCACCTCCGAGCCCGCCGTCGACCTCGACGACGCCCGGGCCGCCGGGATCGGCCCGGTCCTCGCCAAGCCCCTGCACATGGCACGGCTGCGCGAGGTCGCCACCGAGGCCCTCGCCGCCCCCGCCCCGGCCGCGCCTGCCCCGGACCGCCCGCGGACCGGCAGCGGCCACCTGCTGGTGGTCGAGGACAGCGAGATCAACCAGCTCGTCGCGGTGGGCATCCTCGCCTCCCGCGGCTACACCGCCGACGTCGCCGGCGACGGCGCCGAGGCGCTCACCATGCTCGCCGCCCGGGGGTACGACGCGGTCCTGATGGACTGCCAGATGCCGGTGCTCGACGGGTACGACGCGACGACCGAGCTGCGGCGCCGCGAGGGCGACGTCCGCCGGACGCCCGTCATCGCGATGACCGCGGGGGTCTCGGGCGAGGACCGGGACCGCTGCCTCGCGGCCGGCATGGACGACTTCGTCCCCAAGCCGGTGCACCCCGACGAGCTGCACGCCGTGCTCCGCCGCTGGGTCCACGCCAGCACCTGA
- a CDS encoding PAS domain-containing sensor histidine kinase → MTDGGRALPAYFTSRARRARAVTRRLRETERRAAETSERYRSLFEYHPSAVFSLDLEGRFVEANPAAERVSGYGADELIGMEFARILLPEEVETVATAFLAILARETRQLETAVVRPDGSTAEVSVTGLPIVVDGEVVGVYGIAEDITARNRMQRELARTRRSAEQANEAKSMFLANVSHEIRTPLTAVMATTELLVDSGLDPDQERLAEVVQRSSRRLLRLVDDILDFSAIESGRASVHDVALDLPALAADVVELARPQAEDKGLTLTLLVDPAVPRELTGDPERLAQVLTNLLDNAVKFTGSGDVRVRVEVAEERPASVKVLVRVEDTGIGITHEQQARLFQSFSQGDSSITRRYGGTGLGLAICKQLVTLMGGSIWVSSAPGRGSTFAFALPLGRPVLADDHL, encoded by the coding sequence GTGACGGACGGCGGTCGCGCGCTGCCGGCGTACTTCACCTCGCGCGCTCGACGTGCGCGCGCGGTCACCCGCCGGCTGCGGGAGACCGAGCGGCGGGCGGCCGAGACCAGCGAGCGCTACCGGTCGCTGTTCGAGTACCACCCCAGTGCGGTGTTCTCCCTCGACCTCGAGGGCCGCTTCGTGGAGGCCAACCCGGCGGCCGAGCGGGTCAGCGGGTACGGCGCGGACGAGCTGATCGGCATGGAGTTCGCCCGGATCCTGCTGCCGGAGGAGGTCGAGACGGTCGCCACGGCGTTCCTCGCGATCCTCGCCCGGGAGACCCGGCAGCTCGAGACGGCGGTCGTGCGTCCCGACGGCTCGACGGCCGAGGTGAGCGTCACCGGCCTGCCGATCGTGGTCGACGGGGAGGTGGTCGGTGTCTACGGCATCGCCGAGGACATCACCGCCCGCAACCGGATGCAGCGCGAGCTCGCCCGCACCCGGCGCAGCGCGGAGCAGGCCAACGAGGCGAAGTCGATGTTCCTCGCCAACGTGAGCCACGAGATCCGCACGCCGCTGACCGCCGTCATGGCGACCACCGAGCTGCTCGTCGACAGCGGCCTCGACCCCGACCAGGAGCGCCTCGCCGAGGTCGTGCAGCGCTCCAGCCGGCGGCTGCTGCGACTGGTCGACGACATCCTCGACTTCAGCGCGATCGAGTCGGGACGGGCCTCGGTGCACGACGTCGCCCTCGACCTGCCGGCGCTGGCCGCGGACGTGGTCGAGCTGGCCCGGCCGCAGGCGGAGGACAAGGGCCTGACGCTGACGCTCCTGGTGGACCCCGCCGTCCCGCGGGAGCTCACCGGCGACCCCGAGCGGCTCGCGCAGGTGCTCACCAACCTGCTGGACAACGCGGTGAAGTTCACCGGCTCCGGCGACGTCCGCGTCCGGGTGGAGGTGGCCGAGGAGCGCCCGGCGAGCGTCAAGGTCCTGGTGCGGGTCGAGGACACCGGGATCGGCATCACCCACGAGCAGCAGGCCCGGCTGTTCCAGTCCTTCAGCCAGGGTGACTCCTCGATCACCCGCAGGTACGGCGGCACCGGGCTCGGCCTGGCGATCTGCAAGCAGCTGGTGACGTTGATGGGCGGCTCGATCTGGGTCTCCAGCGCGCCGGGCCGGGGGAGCACGTTCGCCTTCGCGCTGCCCCTCGGGCGCCCGGTGCTCGCCGACGACCACCTCTAG